A region of Notolabrus celidotus isolate fNotCel1 chromosome 4, fNotCel1.pri, whole genome shotgun sequence DNA encodes the following proteins:
- the LOC117812161 gene encoding zinc transporter ZIP9 translates to MEGGLTITLISVAMFLGCLILGFIPLLIRLSERSLQFVSILGAGLLCGTALAIVIPEGVGLLEESWSASSSDVPSSLNVSEQNITSTERGPPPRFVIGVALTFGFTLMFVVDQIGSYLSMRDQSTHLHNRLGITATLGLVIHAAADGFALGAAVATGQVSVQVIVFFAVILHKAPAAFGLVSFLMHAGLEKKYIQGHLLAFSAAAPIVAISTYFILHASGGSSQNQLSATGVGMLFSAGTFLYVATVHVLPEISSSPAGPPSSDPQQPSGPEAHQHRHLGLLESLTLILGVGLPVVLALGLHDD, encoded by the exons ATGGAGGGAGGGTTAACTATCACCCTGATTTCTGTTGCGATGTTTTTAGGATGTTTGATTCTTGGGTTCATTCCTCTGCTGATCAGACTCTCTGAG aggaGCCTGCAGTTCGTCTCCATCCTGGGGGCCGGGCTCCTGTGTGGGACAGCTCTGGCCATCGTGATCCCTGAAGGGGTCGGTCTGCTGGAGGAGTCCTGGAGCG CGTCCTCCTCTGAtgttccctcctctctgaacgTCTCTGAACAAAACATCACCTCCACAGAGAGAGGCCCTCCGCCCCGCTTCGTCATCGGGGTCGCTCTGACGTTCGGCTTCACCCTGATGTTCGTGGTGGATCAGATCGGGAGTTACCTCTCCATGCGGG ACCAGTCGACTCATTTACACAACAGACTGGGAATCACGGCCACTCTGGGGCTGGTCATTCACGCAGCAG CTGATGGATTCGCTCTGGGTGCAGCTGTAGCCACGGGTCAAGTGTCCGTGCAAGTGATTGTGTTTTTTGCCGTGATTCTTCACAAG gCACCTGCAGCGTTTGGTttagtctccttcctgatgcACGCCGGCCTGGAGAAGAAGTACATTCAGGGACATTTACTGGCCTTCTCAGCTGCTGCACCGATAGTCGCCATCAGCACTTACTTCATATTACACGCA TCTGGCGGCTCCTCTCAGAACCAGCTCAGTGCGACGGGCGTGGGAATGCTCTTCTCAGCCGGGACGTTTCTCTACGTTGCCACGGTGCACGTCCTCCCTGAGATCAGCAGCAGCCCAGCAGGGCCGCCCTCCTCCGACCCCCAGCAGCCCTCAGGACCCGAGGCCCACCAGCACAGACACCTGGGGCTCCTGGAGAGCCTCACCCTCATCCTCGGGGTCGGGCTCCCTGTGGTTCTGGCTCTCGGGTTGCATGACGACTGA